A genome region from Arachis duranensis cultivar V14167 chromosome 8, aradu.V14167.gnm2.J7QH, whole genome shotgun sequence includes the following:
- the LOC107461816 gene encoding SHUGOSHIN 2-like isoform X2: MAGERSTAKKTIIGSLMRKKLSDITNSSHHLQEQQKPLEDTTSSNSADKDCIQQLLKERMTLLKLLAEKNKIIEWTKAEMQMLRGNVQKLQLQNWNLAQSNTHMLAELNLGRERIKALQHELVWRVALFKGNKTNTEIVVEKVEMKNGNLADDGDDEAGKPSPEASYHKKRNMNNRRRSIRRRSTPSPKNPPKTRQKDKGEPLEELFEIEDGSFVVNVTPSRPKQKAKHVTTQTISASKSSSFRIPFLKS, encoded by the exons ATGGCAGGGGAAAGATCAACGGCCAAGAAAACTATCATTGGAAGCTTAATGCGGAAGAAGCTTTCTGACATCACCAACTCCTCACACCACCTTCAAGAACAACAAAAACCACTAGAGGATACTACTTCTTCTAATTCTGCTGATAAGGATTGCATTCAACAACTTCTAAAG gaAAGAATGACTCTGCTGAAGCTGCTAGCTGAGAAAAA TAAAATAATTGAATGGACTAAAGCTGAGATGCAGATGTTGAGAGGCAATGTTCAAAAACTGCAACTACAGAATTGGAATCTTGCTCAATCAAACACACACATGCTAGCG GAGCTTAATTTAGGAAGGGAAAGG ATAAAAGCATTGCAACATGAACTTGTATGGAGGGTTGCTTTATTTAAAGGGAACAAGACCAACACTGAGATTGTAGTG GAAAAGGTGGAGATGAAGAATGGAAACTTGGCAGATGATGGAGATGATGAAGCAGGGAAACCGTCTCCAGAAGCTAGCTATCACAAAAAAAGGAACATGAATAATAGAAGAAGATCCATTAGGCGTAGAT CTACTCCTTCCCCAAAGAATCCACCAAAAACTAGACAAAAGGACAAAGGGGAGCCTCTAGAAGAATTGTTTGAGATAGAGGATGGTAGTTTTGTTGTGAATGTCACTCCATCAAGGCCTAAACAAAAAGCAAAACATGTCACAACACAAACAATCTCTGCTTCAAAATCATCTTCCTTCCGAATACCATTTCTAAAATCATAA
- the LOC107461816 gene encoding uncharacterized protein LOC107461816 isoform X3, producing MAGERSTAKKTIIGSLMRKKLSDITNSSHHLQEQQKPLEDTTSSNSADKDCIQQLLKERMTLLKLLAEKNKIIEWTKAEMQMLRGNVQKLQLQNWNLAQSNTHMLAIKALQHELVWRVALFKGNKTNTEIVVEKVEMKNGNLADDGDDEAGKPSPEASYHKKRNMNNRRRSIRRRCKCLHATPSPKNPPKTRQKDKGEPLEELFEIEDGSFVVNVTPSRPKQKAKHVTTQTISASKSSSFRIPFLKS from the exons ATGGCAGGGGAAAGATCAACGGCCAAGAAAACTATCATTGGAAGCTTAATGCGGAAGAAGCTTTCTGACATCACCAACTCCTCACACCACCTTCAAGAACAACAAAAACCACTAGAGGATACTACTTCTTCTAATTCTGCTGATAAGGATTGCATTCAACAACTTCTAAAG gaAAGAATGACTCTGCTGAAGCTGCTAGCTGAGAAAAA TAAAATAATTGAATGGACTAAAGCTGAGATGCAGATGTTGAGAGGCAATGTTCAAAAACTGCAACTACAGAATTGGAATCTTGCTCAATCAAACACACACATGCTAGCG ATAAAAGCATTGCAACATGAACTTGTATGGAGGGTTGCTTTATTTAAAGGGAACAAGACCAACACTGAGATTGTAGTG GAAAAGGTGGAGATGAAGAATGGAAACTTGGCAGATGATGGAGATGATGAAGCAGGGAAACCGTCTCCAGAAGCTAGCTATCACAAAAAAAGGAACATGAATAATAGAAGAAGATCCATTAGGCGTAGATGTAAATGCTTGCACG CTACTCCTTCCCCAAAGAATCCACCAAAAACTAGACAAAAGGACAAAGGGGAGCCTCTAGAAGAATTGTTTGAGATAGAGGATGGTAGTTTTGTTGTGAATGTCACTCCATCAAGGCCTAAACAAAAAGCAAAACATGTCACAACACAAACAATCTCTGCTTCAAAATCATCTTCCTTCCGAATACCATTTCTAAAATCATAA
- the LOC107461816 gene encoding uncharacterized protein LOC107461816 isoform X1, with the protein MAGERSTAKKTIIGSLMRKKLSDITNSSHHLQEQQKPLEDTTSSNSADKDCIQQLLKERMTLLKLLAEKNKIIEWTKAEMQMLRGNVQKLQLQNWNLAQSNTHMLAELNLGRERIKALQHELVWRVALFKGNKTNTEIVVEKVEMKNGNLADDGDDEAGKPSPEASYHKKRNMNNRRRSIRRRCKCLHATPSPKNPPKTRQKDKGEPLEELFEIEDGSFVVNVTPSRPKQKAKHVTTQTISASKSSSFRIPFLKS; encoded by the exons ATGGCAGGGGAAAGATCAACGGCCAAGAAAACTATCATTGGAAGCTTAATGCGGAAGAAGCTTTCTGACATCACCAACTCCTCACACCACCTTCAAGAACAACAAAAACCACTAGAGGATACTACTTCTTCTAATTCTGCTGATAAGGATTGCATTCAACAACTTCTAAAG gaAAGAATGACTCTGCTGAAGCTGCTAGCTGAGAAAAA TAAAATAATTGAATGGACTAAAGCTGAGATGCAGATGTTGAGAGGCAATGTTCAAAAACTGCAACTACAGAATTGGAATCTTGCTCAATCAAACACACACATGCTAGCG GAGCTTAATTTAGGAAGGGAAAGG ATAAAAGCATTGCAACATGAACTTGTATGGAGGGTTGCTTTATTTAAAGGGAACAAGACCAACACTGAGATTGTAGTG GAAAAGGTGGAGATGAAGAATGGAAACTTGGCAGATGATGGAGATGATGAAGCAGGGAAACCGTCTCCAGAAGCTAGCTATCACAAAAAAAGGAACATGAATAATAGAAGAAGATCCATTAGGCGTAGATGTAAATGCTTGCACG CTACTCCTTCCCCAAAGAATCCACCAAAAACTAGACAAAAGGACAAAGGGGAGCCTCTAGAAGAATTGTTTGAGATAGAGGATGGTAGTTTTGTTGTGAATGTCACTCCATCAAGGCCTAAACAAAAAGCAAAACATGTCACAACACAAACAATCTCTGCTTCAAAATCATCTTCCTTCCGAATACCATTTCTAAAATCATAA